In the genome of Gemmatimonadaceae bacterium, one region contains:
- a CDS encoding HEAT repeat domain-containing protein: MDHAPTFARHFARLVWQLLNDSDAYDLQLASLHLLVDASRAGAVTIGLHEHTLIVNGAPLGDAASEADDLVTQLAGHSVSAVTFEQPSSPADVLVMARILATAPTAGDGGHSVVARLDALEARSVHVTLVSVDAAPAHASVAPAFGADVIPDIAVFAPAAPARNGASDPGNGHASEPDVGATIATTARLNEMFGIFTSTQTENGPGTALFRHLDAVTMPKDAARELDALLKVVAEASARARHDVVADVLHGIVVRESALGDDAIRRQYGVALRRIAVPPILRSITALLPRRRDQHDEYMAVIARCEDAGAEALAESLIAAPTIGDRRVYYDALIRLRTGVRTLVHMLGDSRWYVVRNAAELLGELKVVEAEMELMRLLEHDDDRIRAAAANALARIGSARRGRVSRGTTPVTAEIGNASHVAASGQRSVHSIITALEKEADSRVQVALVAALGQLGTAQAVDKLVEIARTERGLLARQRPTPLRVAAVHAIGQARSPNAQQALQALLRDKSPAIRGAASWVILGKRDATATPA; the protein is encoded by the coding sequence ATGGATCACGCACCGACCTTCGCGCGCCATTTCGCTCGCCTCGTCTGGCAGCTGCTCAACGACAGCGATGCGTACGACCTGCAGCTTGCGTCGCTGCACCTTCTCGTCGATGCGTCCCGCGCCGGCGCGGTGACGATCGGCCTGCACGAGCACACGCTGATCGTGAACGGCGCTCCGTTAGGCGATGCGGCGTCCGAAGCCGACGACCTCGTCACGCAGCTCGCCGGGCATTCGGTGAGCGCCGTCACGTTCGAGCAGCCGTCATCGCCCGCGGACGTGCTCGTCATGGCGCGCATTCTCGCGACGGCGCCGACTGCCGGCGACGGTGGACATTCTGTGGTTGCACGGCTCGACGCCCTCGAAGCGCGCAGTGTGCACGTGACGTTGGTCTCGGTGGATGCGGCGCCGGCCCACGCCAGTGTCGCGCCCGCGTTTGGCGCCGATGTGATTCCCGACATCGCCGTGTTTGCGCCGGCCGCCCCCGCTCGGAATGGGGCGAGCGATCCAGGCAACGGCCACGCGTCCGAACCCGATGTCGGCGCGACCATCGCCACCACCGCGCGCCTCAACGAGATGTTCGGCATTTTCACGTCCACGCAGACCGAAAACGGCCCAGGCACCGCGCTGTTCCGACATCTCGATGCCGTGACGATGCCCAAGGATGCGGCGCGCGAGCTGGATGCACTGCTCAAGGTGGTGGCCGAAGCGTCAGCGCGCGCGCGCCATGATGTCGTGGCCGACGTGCTGCACGGCATCGTCGTGCGCGAATCGGCGCTCGGGGACGACGCGATTCGCCGCCAATACGGAGTGGCGCTGCGGCGCATCGCGGTGCCGCCCATTCTCCGCAGCATCACGGCGCTTCTCCCGCGCCGGCGCGACCAGCACGACGAGTACATGGCAGTCATCGCGCGGTGTGAGGATGCGGGCGCCGAAGCGTTGGCCGAGTCGCTCATCGCGGCGCCGACGATCGGCGATCGGCGCGTCTACTACGACGCGCTGATCCGCCTGCGCACCGGCGTGCGGACGCTGGTCCACATGCTCGGCGACTCGCGCTGGTACGTCGTGCGCAACGCCGCCGAGCTGTTAGGCGAGCTCAAGGTGGTCGAGGCCGAAATGGAGTTGATGCGGCTGCTCGAGCACGATGATGACCGCATCCGCGCGGCGGCGGCTAACGCGCTGGCGCGCATCGGCTCCGCGCGCCGAGGCCGCGTATCTCGCGGCACCACGCCGGTGACCGCCGAGATCGGCAATGCCAGCCACGTGGCCGCGAGCGGCCAGCGCTCGGTGCACTCGATCATCACGGCGCTGGAGAAGGAAGCCGACTCGCGGGTGCAGGTCGCGCTGGTCGCGGCGCTCGGTCAGTTGGGCACCGCGCAGGCCGTCGACAAGCTGGTCGAGATCGCGCGCACCGAGCGGGGACTGCTCGCGCGCCAGCGGCCGACACCTTTGCGCGTGGCCGCCGTGCACGCGATCGGCCAGGCGCGTTCGCCCAACGCACAGCAGGCGCTCCAGGCGCTGTTGCGCGACAAGTCGCCCGCCATTCGCGGCGCGGCGTCGTGGGTGATCCTCGGCAAGCGGGACGCGACGGCCACACCGGCGTGA
- a CDS encoding EVE domain-containing protein, with product MSAKRRWLVKSEPTTFSWQHLWKSPHRTTCWDGVRNFQARNYLRDQMQVGDPVFFYHSNAEPTAIMGICEVVRSGYPDDTAFDKKSGHFDPKSDPANPTWYMVDLRAVRPLAHPPTLARLREERGLAHMVLLKKGSRLSVQPVTDQEWDIIERIGETG from the coding sequence ATGAGCGCCAAGCGACGCTGGCTGGTGAAATCGGAGCCGACGACGTTTTCGTGGCAGCACCTCTGGAAATCGCCGCACCGCACAACGTGTTGGGACGGCGTCCGAAATTTCCAAGCGCGCAATTACTTGCGCGATCAGATGCAGGTGGGCGACCCCGTGTTCTTCTACCACTCGAACGCCGAGCCGACCGCCATCATGGGCATCTGCGAAGTGGTGCGATCCGGATATCCCGACGATACGGCGTTCGACAAGAAGTCGGGCCACTTCGATCCGAAGAGCGACCCAGCGAATCCAACCTGGTACATGGTGGATCTGCGCGCGGTGCGCCCGTTGGCGCATCCGCCGACGCTGGCGCGGCTGCGCGAGGAACGCGGGCTCGCGCACATGGTGCTCTTGAAGAAAGGCAGCCGCCTGTCGGTGCAGCCCGTGACCGATCAGGAGTGGGACATCATCGAGCGCATCGGAGAAACGGGCTGA
- a CDS encoding YIP1 family protein, whose translation MTATAASKAPSIWEDFIDIFTSPSEVFARRQNGNWFLPMVVVTVICCLIFVGTKSLTQPVFDAEYARATAAAMRANPQVTAAQMEKGKAIFDTFQVVFFLVGIPIGIFFVGLLLWLIGKLFDSTMNLGGGLLVASYAAFPKIFQFIAGALIAFFSDPSSLTSATKISVSPAHFLDVSNTSLIVLTLLARIDLFTIWCTILLGIGLAVIGKISRSKAMTAAFIVWILATVFPLYQAMRAM comes from the coding sequence ATGACGGCCACTGCAGCATCGAAAGCGCCCTCCATATGGGAAGACTTCATCGACATTTTCACATCGCCGAGCGAGGTCTTCGCGCGCAGGCAGAACGGGAATTGGTTTCTGCCGATGGTCGTAGTCACCGTGATCTGCTGCTTGATTTTTGTCGGTACGAAGTCGCTGACGCAGCCGGTATTCGACGCCGAGTATGCTCGCGCGACGGCGGCGGCGATGCGCGCGAATCCGCAGGTGACGGCAGCGCAGATGGAGAAGGGCAAAGCCATCTTCGACACGTTTCAAGTCGTCTTTTTTCTCGTCGGCATTCCGATCGGCATTTTCTTCGTTGGGCTGTTGCTGTGGCTCATCGGGAAGCTGTTCGATTCGACGATGAACCTCGGCGGTGGTCTGCTCGTGGCATCGTACGCCGCGTTCCCGAAGATTTTTCAGTTCATCGCCGGCGCGCTCATCGCGTTCTTCTCTGATCCGTCGTCGCTGACCTCGGCGACGAAGATCTCGGTGAGCCCGGCGCATTTCCTCGACGTGTCGAACACATCGCTGATCGTGCTCACGCTGCTCGCGCGCATCGATCTGTTCACGATCTGGTGCACCATTCTGTTGGGCATTGGACTCGCCGTGATCGGAAAGATTTCGCGGTCCAAGGCCATGACCGCGGCGTTCATCGTGTGGATCCTGGCGACGGTCTTCCCGCTCTACCAGGCGATGCGCGCGATGTAG
- a CDS encoding zinc-dependent alcohol dehydrogenase family protein, translating into MRAMVLERPRAPLAAREIPDPVPGPGQVLLAVRACAVCRTDLHVLDGELNDPKVPLVLGHEIVGAVAARGDGATRFTVGTRVGVPWLGWTCGVCRYCRSGRENLCVRARFTGYQIDGGYAQCCVADERFCFPLPSSYDDAHAAPLLCAGLIGYRALRAAGDGEALGLYGFGAAAHLIAQVARAQGRRVFAFTRPGDAPSQEFARQVGAEWAGGSDEMPPVELDAAILFAPVGALVPAALRAVAKGGTVVCAGIHMSDIPSFPYDILWGERVIRSVANLTRRDGDEFLELAPRVPVRTDVEPMPLDQANEALERLRAGDVRGAVVLTMPS; encoded by the coding sequence ATGCGCGCGATGGTCCTCGAGCGGCCGCGTGCGCCGCTCGCGGCGCGCGAGATTCCTGACCCGGTGCCCGGCCCGGGTCAGGTGCTGCTCGCGGTGCGGGCGTGTGCCGTCTGCCGCACCGACCTCCACGTGCTGGACGGCGAGCTGAACGACCCCAAGGTGCCGCTGGTGTTAGGCCATGAAATCGTCGGAGCGGTTGCGGCTCGCGGCGATGGCGCGACGCGATTCACTGTCGGTACGCGCGTCGGCGTTCCATGGCTGGGCTGGACCTGCGGCGTCTGCAGGTATTGTCGATCCGGTCGCGAGAACCTCTGCGTTCGCGCGCGCTTTACGGGGTACCAGATCGATGGCGGGTACGCCCAGTGCTGCGTGGCCGACGAGCGCTTCTGTTTTCCGCTGCCGTCCTCGTACGACGATGCGCACGCCGCGCCGCTCCTGTGCGCGGGCCTCATCGGGTATCGCGCGCTCCGCGCGGCGGGCGACGGCGAAGCGTTAGGCTTGTATGGATTCGGCGCCGCCGCTCATCTCATTGCGCAGGTGGCCCGCGCGCAGGGCCGCCGGGTGTTCGCGTTCACGCGGCCGGGCGATGCGCCGTCCCAGGAGTTCGCCCGTCAGGTAGGCGCAGAATGGGCCGGCGGCTCGGATGAGATGCCGCCCGTCGAGCTCGACGCCGCCATTCTCTTCGCGCCGGTCGGGGCCCTCGTTCCGGCTGCGCTGCGCGCGGTTGCGAAAGGCGGCACCGTCGTCTGCGCCGGCATCCACATGAGCGACATCCCGTCGTTCCCGTACGACATCCTGTGGGGCGAGCGCGTGATTCGCTCGGTGGCCAATCTCACGCGCCGCGATGGCGACGAGTTTCTCGAGCTCGCACCGCGCGTCCCGGTGCGCACCGACGTCGAGCCCATGCCGCTGGACCAGGCGAACGAGGCGCTCGAGCGGCTGCGCGCCGGGGACGTGCGCGGCGCCGTAGTGCTCACGATGCCGTCCTGA
- a CDS encoding alpha/beta fold hydrolase, translated as MPLTTTTAVPLFWTSYGPRGAPRLLVLHGGPGASHDYLLPQMLELADRYQLVFYDQRGSGQSRTTDQAPVTWRAHVDDLARLVPELGLEPLSLIGYSWGGLLALLYAIEAYRGTGPRPARMVVIDPAPISRPLRDSFEAEFARRQASDTVAKLRQQLAASGLRERDPEAYRQRAFELSVAGYFGTVERARALTPFRVIARIQKSVWSSLGDYDLRNGLTTVQCPTLVIHGRLDPIPLESSEEAARALPNARLVVLDESGHVPYVEAPDALFAAIRRFLDETASLASPSSSPPEAT; from the coding sequence ATGCCCCTGACGACGACCACGGCCGTCCCGCTGTTCTGGACATCGTACGGTCCCCGCGGCGCGCCGCGCCTCCTCGTGCTCCACGGGGGGCCCGGCGCGTCGCACGACTATCTGCTGCCGCAGATGCTCGAATTGGCCGATCGATATCAGCTCGTGTTCTACGACCAACGCGGGAGCGGCCAGTCGCGGACGACCGATCAGGCGCCGGTCACGTGGCGCGCGCACGTCGACGACCTCGCGCGGCTCGTGCCGGAGCTCGGCCTCGAGCCACTGTCGTTGATCGGCTACTCGTGGGGCGGACTGCTCGCGTTGCTGTACGCCATCGAAGCGTATCGCGGCACCGGCCCGCGCCCGGCACGCATGGTGGTAATCGATCCCGCTCCCATTTCGCGACCGCTGCGTGATTCCTTCGAAGCGGAATTCGCGCGACGACAGGCGTCGGACACGGTTGCCAAGCTCCGCCAACAGCTCGCCGCATCCGGATTGCGCGAGCGTGATCCTGAGGCGTACCGGCAGCGCGCCTTCGAGCTCAGCGTTGCAGGCTATTTCGGGACGGTCGAGCGAGCGCGGGCACTGACGCCGTTTCGCGTCATCGCGCGCATCCAGAAATCCGTCTGGTCCAGCCTGGGCGACTATGACCTACGGAACGGACTGACCACGGTGCAATGTCCAACGTTGGTCATTCATGGCCGGCTCGATCCGATCCCGCTCGAGTCGTCCGAAGAAGCAGCCCGGGCGCTACCGAACGCGCGCCTCGTGGTGCTCGACGAGAGCGGTCACGTACCTTACGTTGAAGCACCAGACGCCCTGTTCGCAGCCATCCGGCGATTCCTCGACGAAACCGCGTCGCTCGCATCTCCTTCGTCATCACCGCCCGAGGCCACATGA
- a CDS encoding acyl-CoA dehydrogenase, with protein sequence MTTDLDAARTPLTVLAEDETMFRDAVAAFADEQVRPRVQAMDRAGKLDPELIPGFFELGLMGIGVPEAYGGAGGTMMMVTLAVEAVSRVDASSAILMDVQNTLVNSPLTRFGTDAQRKQYLTKLTSGTVGAYALSEPGSGSDAFGLATRAERRGDDWVLTGRKLWITNGAEAEIYIVFATIDPSAGYRGITAFIIERGFAGFAVGKKEDKLGIRASSTTELILDGCVVPAANVLGPVGQGYKIAIETLNEGRIGIGAQMIGVARGALDATVQYVRERTQFGKPLAEFQGIQFQLAQAATELEAARLMVYNTARLKDAGRPFTQEAAMAKLFASQVTERVTSLCVELHGGYGYTKDYPVEKFYRDAKIGTIYEGTSNMQLQTIAKLLLRG encoded by the coding sequence ATGACAACGGACCTCGATGCGGCCCGCACACCACTCACCGTGCTGGCCGAAGACGAAACGATGTTTCGCGATGCCGTCGCGGCGTTCGCCGACGAGCAGGTGCGTCCGCGCGTGCAGGCCATGGATCGTGCCGGCAAGCTCGATCCGGAGTTGATTCCCGGCTTCTTCGAGCTCGGGCTCATGGGTATCGGCGTGCCGGAAGCGTACGGCGGAGCCGGTGGAACCATGATGATGGTGACGCTCGCGGTCGAGGCCGTGAGCCGGGTGGATGCGTCGTCGGCAATTCTGATGGACGTCCAGAACACGCTGGTCAACTCGCCGCTCACGCGGTTCGGCACGGATGCCCAACGTAAGCAATACCTGACGAAGCTGACGTCGGGCACGGTCGGCGCATACGCGTTGTCCGAGCCGGGCTCGGGCTCGGATGCCTTCGGGCTGGCGACGCGGGCCGAGCGCCGCGGTGACGACTGGGTGCTCACGGGGCGCAAGCTCTGGATCACGAACGGCGCCGAGGCCGAGATCTACATCGTGTTCGCGACGATCGATCCGTCGGCCGGATATCGCGGCATCACCGCGTTCATCATCGAGCGCGGGTTCGCGGGTTTCGCGGTGGGCAAGAAGGAGGACAAGTTAGGCATTCGCGCGTCGAGCACGACCGAACTGATCCTCGATGGGTGCGTCGTCCCGGCGGCGAACGTGCTGGGTCCGGTCGGGCAAGGGTACAAGATCGCGATCGAAACCTTGAACGAAGGTCGCATCGGCATTGGCGCGCAGATGATCGGCGTGGCGCGCGGCGCGCTCGACGCGACGGTGCAGTATGTGCGCGAGCGCACGCAGTTCGGCAAGCCGCTTGCCGAATTTCAAGGCATCCAGTTTCAGCTGGCGCAGGCAGCCACCGAATTGGAGGCTGCGCGGCTCATGGTCTACAACACGGCGCGTCTCAAGGACGCGGGCCGGCCGTTCACGCAGGAAGCCGCGATGGCCAAGCTGTTCGCATCGCAGGTGACGGAGCGAGTGACCTCGTTGTGCGTGGAACTGCACGGCGGCTACGGCTATACCAAGGACTATCCCGTCGAAAAGTTCTATCGCGATGCGAAGATCGGCACGATTTACGAGGGCACGTCGAACATGCAGCTGCAGACGATCGCGAAGCTGCTGCTGCGCGGCTAA
- a CDS encoding histone deacetylase, whose amino-acid sequence MLLAWSSAAYVVPLPPGHRFPMAKYRLIRDRVIDDGIIAESRVLEPDRARIEDVRLVHTERYMHDIDTGHLDAADVRRLGFPWSPALVERSYRSVGGTVAASRAALQHGIAINLSGGTHHAFADHGEGFCVFNDVAVAIRALQHEDRVARAVVIDLDVHQGNGTNAIFAGDERVFTFSMHGAKNYPFHRMPGCVDIELPDGTGDDAYLELLGGALPNALRAADAQLAVYLAGADVLAGDRLGRLGLTHAGVARRDALVLDACRAIGLPVSIVLGGGYGARLADTVDAHVQTVRLAAAYA is encoded by the coding sequence ATGCTGCTCGCCTGGTCCTCAGCCGCGTACGTGGTGCCGCTGCCCCCCGGACACCGATTCCCGATGGCGAAGTACCGTCTTATCAGAGACCGTGTGATCGATGACGGCATCATTGCCGAGTCGCGTGTGCTCGAGCCGGATCGCGCCCGAATCGAGGACGTTCGCCTGGTACACACGGAGCGCTACATGCACGACATCGACACGGGACACCTCGACGCCGCCGACGTTCGGCGGCTGGGGTTCCCGTGGTCGCCGGCGTTGGTCGAGCGGTCGTACCGATCGGTTGGCGGCACCGTGGCCGCATCGCGCGCCGCACTGCAGCACGGCATCGCCATCAACCTGTCGGGCGGCACGCACCACGCGTTCGCGGATCACGGCGAAGGGTTTTGCGTGTTCAACGACGTGGCGGTCGCGATTCGCGCGCTCCAGCACGAGGATCGCGTCGCGCGCGCCGTGGTCATTGACCTCGACGTGCACCAGGGCAACGGAACCAACGCGATCTTCGCCGGCGACGAGCGCGTGTTCACGTTCAGCATGCACGGCGCGAAGAACTACCCGTTTCATCGCATGCCGGGATGCGTGGACATCGAGCTGCCGGATGGAACGGGTGACGACGCCTACCTCGAGCTCCTCGGCGGCGCCCTGCCCAACGCGCTGCGTGCGGCCGATGCGCAGCTGGCCGTCTATCTCGCCGGGGCCGATGTCCTCGCCGGCGATCGGTTAGGCAGGCTGGGGCTGACGCACGCCGGGGTCGCGCGACGCGACGCGTTGGTGCTCGATGCGTGCCGCGCAATCGGCTTGCCGGTTTCCATCGTCCTGGGCGGCGGCTACGGGGCTCGACTCGCGGACACGGTCGACGCGCACGTGCAGACCGTCCGCCTCGCCGCTGCCTATGCCTAA
- the nth gene encoding endonuclease III gives MPQRTRATPKKKTTPRARAARPRLRSKATATPARAEEYYRRLSLAYPDAHCALNHRNAYQLLVATILSAQCTDVRVNMVTPALFAKYPNAAALADADRETLEEMIKSTGFFRSKAKSLLGMSRALVERHGGNVPRTMDALTALPGVGRKTANVVLGNAFAVNDGIVVDTHVARLSKRLGLTKETDPVKIERALVPLFPRDQWTMLSHLLIEHGRRICEARRPKCEQCVLNDLCPSSLV, from the coding sequence ATGCCTCAGCGCACGCGCGCCACACCCAAGAAAAAGACGACGCCACGAGCTCGCGCGGCAAGGCCGCGTCTGCGCTCCAAAGCAACGGCAACGCCGGCGCGCGCCGAGGAATATTATCGCCGCTTGTCGCTGGCGTACCCGGACGCGCATTGCGCGCTCAATCATCGCAACGCGTATCAGCTGCTCGTCGCGACGATCTTGAGTGCGCAGTGCACTGACGTGCGCGTGAATATGGTCACGCCCGCGTTGTTCGCGAAATATCCGAACGCGGCCGCACTCGCCGACGCCGATCGCGAGACGCTCGAAGAGATGATCAAGAGCACCGGATTCTTTCGCAGCAAAGCAAAGAGCCTGTTGGGGATGTCGCGGGCGTTGGTCGAGCGGCACGGCGGGAACGTCCCGCGCACAATGGATGCGCTCACCGCGCTCCCCGGTGTGGGCCGCAAGACCGCGAATGTCGTGCTCGGCAACGCGTTCGCGGTCAACGACGGCATCGTGGTCGACACCCACGTGGCGCGACTCTCCAAACGGCTTGGCCTAACGAAAGAGACGGATCCGGTGAAAATCGAACGCGCGCTCGTCCCGCTGTTCCCGCGCGACCAGTGGACCATGCTGTCGCACCTGCTCATCGAGCACGGGCGCCGCATCTGCGAGGCGCGCCGACCCAAGTGCGAGCAGTGCGTCCTCAACGACCTCTGCCCCTCATCACTCGTATGA
- a CDS encoding M20/M25/M40 family metallo-hydrolase, which produces MLPPTAVAFLERLLDTPGPSGFESAPARLWREEAARFATVRGDVHGNSMATVEGGGGPTIMLAGHIDEIGVIVQHVDDDGYVYIAPIGGWDVQVLVGQRIRFAGAQGDVFGVVGKKPIHLLRADDREKASKLTDLWVDIGSTSAKETTARLNVGDAGVIDSHTMTFPNNRIVSRSIDDRIGAFIVLEALRRYAEKPGAARVVATATTQEEIGYRGGGAGVSAAAIGARMAIVVDVSFATDHPGIEKKELGNHPIGSGPVLTRGSIISPVAFRLLRETADALSMPYTLQAAGRDTGTDADAIHIAREGIATALVSVPNRYMHSPNELVSLDDVDHTATLIAETCRRVTAAIDFTDR; this is translated from the coding sequence ATGCTGCCTCCCACCGCAGTGGCCTTTCTCGAGCGCTTGTTGGATACGCCCGGCCCGTCGGGCTTCGAGTCTGCACCCGCCCGCCTCTGGCGCGAGGAAGCGGCGCGCTTCGCCACCGTACGGGGCGACGTCCACGGCAACAGCATGGCGACCGTCGAAGGCGGCGGCGGCCCGACCATCATGCTCGCAGGCCACATCGATGAGATCGGCGTCATCGTGCAGCACGTGGACGACGATGGGTACGTCTACATCGCGCCGATCGGCGGGTGGGACGTGCAGGTGCTCGTCGGCCAGCGCATTCGATTTGCCGGCGCCCAGGGCGATGTGTTCGGCGTCGTGGGCAAAAAGCCGATCCATTTGCTGCGCGCGGACGATCGCGAAAAAGCGTCCAAGCTCACGGACTTGTGGGTCGACATCGGGTCGACGAGCGCGAAGGAGACGACGGCGCGTCTCAACGTCGGCGATGCCGGGGTGATCGATTCACACACGATGACGTTTCCGAACAATCGAATCGTGTCGCGGTCGATCGACGATCGTATCGGTGCGTTCATCGTGCTCGAAGCGCTGCGCCGCTACGCGGAGAAGCCCGGCGCAGCACGCGTCGTCGCGACGGCCACGACGCAGGAGGAGATCGGCTATCGGGGCGGCGGCGCCGGCGTGAGTGCGGCGGCGATCGGGGCGCGGATGGCGATCGTGGTCGACGTCAGCTTCGCCACCGACCACCCGGGCATCGAGAAGAAGGAGCTCGGCAACCATCCGATCGGCAGCGGACCGGTGTTGACGCGCGGGTCGATCATTTCGCCGGTGGCCTTCCGCCTGCTGCGGGAAACGGCGGATGCGCTCTCGATGCCGTACACGCTGCAGGCGGCGGGGCGCGACACGGGCACGGACGCCGACGCCATTCACATCGCGCGCGAGGGAATTGCGACGGCGCTCGTCTCGGTGCCCAACCGGTACATGCATTCGCCCAACGAGCTGGTGAGCCTGGACGACGTGGATCACACCGCGACGCTGATCGCCGAGACGTGCCGCCGCGTGACGGCGGCCATTGATTTCACCGACCGTTAG
- a CDS encoding PDZ domain-containing protein, whose protein sequence is MRLPMCLAILAASFGWVSIAPAQSARSAASAATSAPVSNIAYRVTFDSSDARRRVLHVDMSFNVDGGDAPVILALPAWTPGSYELDYFARAVLRFGAASAGHDLQWDKVDYDTWRVRPAGSKSITVSFDYLADTLDNAMAWARSDFVMFNGTNVFLYPEGRSFDFPSTVTIRTEPDWRVITGMTPGPAPSTFTASSYHELVDMPFFVGRFDVDSARAPNGWLRFAAYPTGSMPKPTLTSTLAHLAKIIPVEGAVFGGVPFTTYTVMQIADSSYGGISGLEHANSHVDVTTPLAIGEPIEMSIYAHEIFHAWNVKRLRPSDLWPYQYAHEQPTPWLWVSEGITDYYADLSEVRAGVIDSAGFFELTAGKMAEVANSPPVALTDASLTTWIHPEDGTADIYYPKGSLAGLMLDIMIRNASDNHASLDDVMRSLYRECYEHGTGFSDAQWWAAVSAAAGGKSFADFNARYIDGRDPYPWKTLLPLAGLRATVDTVRTPTLGVSAENDSAGVRVARVAPGSSADEAGVQPGDYLLSVAGVPVTDPEFINRLREKVGLRTGTPVIFHLQRGDDTLDVTGKLQVQERVTVRVEADPAASPKAIRIRSGLLHVR, encoded by the coding sequence ATGCGTCTCCCGATGTGCCTCGCGATCCTCGCCGCGTCGTTCGGTTGGGTCTCGATCGCTCCTGCTCAATCCGCACGCAGCGCCGCGAGCGCGGCAACGTCAGCGCCGGTCAGCAACATCGCATATCGCGTGACGTTCGATTCGTCGGACGCGCGGCGCCGCGTGCTGCACGTCGACATGTCGTTCAACGTGGACGGCGGCGATGCGCCGGTGATCCTCGCGCTGCCGGCGTGGACGCCCGGCTCGTACGAGCTCGACTACTTCGCGCGTGCGGTCCTGCGCTTCGGCGCCGCGAGCGCGGGTCACGATCTCCAGTGGGACAAGGTCGACTACGACACCTGGCGCGTCAGGCCGGCGGGCAGCAAATCGATCACCGTGTCCTTCGACTATCTCGCCGACACCCTCGATAATGCCATGGCGTGGGCGCGCTCGGACTTCGTGATGTTCAACGGCACGAACGTGTTCCTGTATCCGGAAGGGCGCAGCTTCGACTTCCCGTCGACCGTCACGATTCGCACCGAGCCCGACTGGCGCGTGATCACCGGCATGACGCCGGGGCCGGCGCCATCCACGTTCACGGCCTCCAGCTATCACGAGCTCGTCGACATGCCGTTCTTCGTTGGGCGGTTCGACGTCGACAGCGCGCGCGCGCCTAACGGATGGCTGCGCTTTGCGGCGTATCCGACGGGCAGCATGCCCAAGCCGACGCTGACGTCGACACTCGCCCATCTGGCGAAGATCATCCCCGTCGAGGGCGCGGTGTTCGGCGGCGTGCCGTTCACCACGTACACCGTGATGCAGATTGCCGACTCGAGCTACGGCGGCATTTCGGGCCTCGAGCACGCCAACTCGCACGTCGATGTCACCACGCCGCTCGCCATCGGCGAGCCGATCGAAATGTCGATTTATGCCCACGAGATTTTTCACGCCTGGAACGTCAAGCGACTCCGCCCGTCCGATCTCTGGCCGTACCAGTACGCGCACGAGCAGCCCACGCCGTGGCTCTGGGTGAGCGAAGGCATCACTGACTACTACGCCGACCTGTCCGAAGTCCGCGCGGGCGTCATCGACTCCGCGGGCTTCTTCGAGTTGACCGCCGGCAAGATGGCAGAAGTGGCGAACTCGCCACCCGTCGCGCTCACCGATGCGTCGCTCACGACGTGGATCCATCCCGAGGACGGTACCGCCGACATTTACTATCCCAAGGGATCACTCGCCGGATTGATGCTCGACATCATGATCCGCAATGCCAGCGACAACCACGCATCGCTCGACGACGTGATGCGCTCGCTCTACCGCGAGTGTTACGAACATGGCACCGGCTTCAGCGATGCGCAGTGGTGGGCTGCGGTGAGCGCTGCGGCTGGCGGAAAGTCATTCGCCGATTTCAACGCGAGATACATCGACGGCCGTGATCCGTATCCATGGAAAACGCTGCTGCCGCTCGCCGGCCTCCGCGCCACCGTCGACACGGTGCGCACGCCGACACTCGGCGTTTCAGCGGAAAACGATTCAGCCGGCGTGCGCGTCGCGCGTGTGGCGCCAGGCTCGTCGGCCGACGAGGCCGGCGTGCAACCCGGCGACTATTTGCTCTCGGTGGCCGGCGTTCCGGTGACAGACCCCGAATTCATCAATCGACTTCGCGAGAAAGTTGGCTTGCGCACCGGAACGCCGGTGATCTTTCACCTGCAGCGCGGAGATGACACGCTCGATGTCACGGGTAAGCTGCAAGTGCAGGAACGCGTGACGGTTCGCGTGGAAGCCGACCCCGCGGCCAGCCCGAAGGCGATTCGAATCCGTTCGGGCCTCTTGCACGTACGGTGA